The window TCGGGGTAGGCCAGGACCAGGACGGCCACGAAGCGGGCCTTGCGCTCCTCCCCTTTGAGGTGGCGCATCCTCTCCAGGAGGTAGACGTTCCGCTCCCGGTCCGTGGCCCTCCCCCCGTAGCGGGCGGAGTAGACCCCGGGCTCGCCCCCGAGGGCGTAGACCTCGAGGCCGGAGTCGTCGGCGAGGGCGGGAAGCCCCGTGGCCTTGGCCACGTACGCCGCCTTGAGGAGGGCGTTCTCCAGGAAGGTGGCCCCCTCCTCCTTGGGCATGCGCAAGGCGAAGTCCGCCAGGGTGAGGAGGGTCCAGCCCAAGGGGGCGAGGCCCTCCTTGAGCTCCCGCACCTTCCCGGGGTTGCCGGTGGCCAGGACCACCTTCATCCCCCTAAGCATACCCTAGCGGACCCGCTCCGCCTCCTTCAGGGCGAGCTCCCGCAAGGCCTCCCGGAAGGGGCTCGGAGGCAGGGCCTCCAGGGCCTGGGCCGCGGCCTCGGCCCGCTCCCGGATGCGGCGCACCGCCTCCTCGGCCGCCCCGCTCTCCCGGGCCAGGGCCCGCACCCGTTCCAGGTCCCCGGCCTCCCGGGCCCGGCGCCTGAGCACCTCCCGCACCTCGGGGTAGCGCTCCATGAGGAGGAGGGGGATGAGGGTGGCCTTGCCCTCCCGCAGGTCCCCGCCCACGGGCTTGCCTAGGACCTCCGGCGTCCCCATGAGGTCCAGGTAATCGTCCCGCATCTGGAAGGCCTGGCCGTAGAGGAGGCCGTAGCGGTAAAGGGCCTCCCGCACCCCGCTTTCCGCCCCGAGAAGAAGGGCGGGGCCCTCCGTGGCGAGGGCCATGAGGACTGCCGTCTTGGCGGTAATGATCCGCTCGTAGTTCTCCAGGGAGTAGTCCTCGAGGGCCGCCACCTGGAACTGGAGGACCTCGCCTTCGGAGAGGGTCTTGGCCACCTCGGCGAACCGCTCCACGAGCTCCATCCGCCCCGTCTTGGCGATGACGTGAAGGAGCCTTGAGAGGAGGAAGTCCCCGGAAAGCACGGAAACGGCGTTCCCGTACTTGCGGAAGGCCGCCTCCTTGCCCCGCCTGGTCTCGGCGTCGTCAATGAGGTCGTCGTGGAGGAGGGTGGCGGAGTGGAGGAGCTCCACCGCCAGGGCGAGCTCCAGCTCAAAGGGCGCCCCCCCTAAGGCCCTCGAGGCCAGAAAGACGAGCCTGGGCCGGATGCGCTTCCCCCCCGCCGTCACCAGGTCCTGGTGGATGAGGCGGATGAAGAGGACGTCGGACTGGACGAGCTCGGAAAGGGCCTCTTCAAAGCGGCGGAGGGGGGCCTCGAGATCGGTCACGCCCCCCAGTATAGCCCTAGTAGAGCTCTATCGTGGCGTTCAGGGGGACCACCTTGGACTGCCCGTTGGCCGAAATGGTCCGGTACTTCACCGCCTGCACCGGGGTCAAGGGCGCGAAGGACTTCTTCACCACTTCCCGGGTGTAAGGCCCGCAAGGGTCGGGGTTGCTGGGCGGGCAAGACTCGGGGATGAGGAAGGGGGCCTCCAGTTGGTTCTCCGAGGCGTCCAGGAGGATCACCGTGCCCGCCCCGGAGCCCGGAAGGGCGTAGAGAACGATCTGGTAGCTGTAGGTGTAAACCGTATTGTTGTTTTGGTCCGTCTCCGTCTGAAACGAGAAGTTCTCCCGCGAGGCCAAGACCGTCGGCCCACCCAGGATGACGCCGTCAGCGAAGAAGTTGCCACATCCCCCTAGGGCCACAAGGACCAAACCGCCAAGGAACCTAACCCATATACGCCGCATAAACCACCTCGCTCACCCCATCATCTCTTCCCGCCACTTGGGGTTCAGGATAGCGAAAGAAAGCCGCGTGAGCCCCGCCAAGAAGTCCACGTTCTCCACCGCCACCTCCTTGGGCACCTCGAGGACCACCGGGGCGAAGTTCAGGATCCCCTTGATCCCCGCC of the Thermus thermophilus HB8 genome contains:
- a CDS encoding polyprenyl synthetase family protein, giving the protein MTDLEAPLRRFEEALSELVQSDVLFIRLIHQDLVTAGGKRIRPRLVFLASRALGGAPFELELALAVELLHSATLLHDDLIDDAETRRGKEAAFRKYGNAVSVLSGDFLLSRLLHVIAKTGRMELVERFAEVAKTLSEGEVLQFQVAALEDYSLENYERIITAKTAVLMALATEGPALLLGAESGVREALYRYGLLYGQAFQMRDDYLDLMGTPEVLGKPVGGDLREGKATLIPLLLMERYPEVREVLRRRAREAGDLERVRALARESGAAEEAVRRIRERAEAAAQALEALPPSPFREALRELALKEAERVR
- the rdgB gene encoding RdgB/HAM1 family non-canonical purine NTP pyrophosphatase is translated as MKVVLATGNPGKVRELKEGLAPLGWTLLTLADFALRMPKEEGATFLENALLKAAYVAKATGLPALADDSGLEVYALGGEPGVYSARYGGRATDRERNVYLLERMRHLKGEERKARFVAVLVLAYPDGHAEAYEGSVEGVILEAPRGEGGFGYDPLFYVPEAGKTFAEMGLEEKARYSHRGKALRALLEAYKDGPPPREVSKLE